One part of the Candidatus Bathyarchaeota archaeon genome encodes these proteins:
- a CDS encoding transcriptional repressor yields MTKHLKTEASAIEALRNKGYKATPQRIAICRIALNSRAHPSAQQIYGEVKKIHPTVSLATVYKTLEVLRDLDLLQEINFPSGQARFDSYMTPHINLVCLRCGGITDLNDTTVEEITKKVTAATKFKPTGQRMDVYGICQKCNNTN; encoded by the coding sequence ATGACTAAGCACCTTAAAACAGAAGCCTCCGCCATCGAAGCACTACGAAACAAAGGATACAAAGCCACCCCACAACGAATAGCAATCTGCCGAATTGCACTAAACAGCAGAGCCCACCCATCCGCCCAGCAAATATACGGTGAAGTAAAGAAAATCCATCCGACCGTAAGCCTGGCAACCGTATACAAAACCCTGGAGGTGCTCAGGGACCTTGATTTGCTTCAGGAAATCAATTTTCCCTCTGGACAGGCAAGATTTGATTCCTACATGACCCCCCACATAAACTTGGTATGCCTCAGATGCGGCGGCATCACCGACCTAAACGATACCACAGTCGAGGAGATAACAAAGAAGGTAACTGCAGCCACAAAATTCAAGCCAACTGGGCAACGCATGGATGTGTATGGGATCTGCCAAAAATGCAATAACACAAACTAA